The region TCACGAGGACACCACCGTCGGCACAGGTGCAGATAATCCTGGGAGCCAAAACGCCTCACTCTTCGGACTACTACTAATCTACTCCACTCCAACGCAATTTCGACTACTAGTCATGCCCATCTCGTACTAATCTACTCCAATCCAACCAAATTTCTGCTACTAGTCAAGCCCAAATTCCTGCACCGCGATGGACACTCGGCTGTACTTGTTCACTAAGGATGTCATGGGTGTCATTTCTTTACCGAACTTCATATGAATAGAAAGGTCAAACCAAGTTTGATATtccaaaaattcagaattttttgagtattTATAGTATTTTTAATTATCTATTCACGTGGATACGCGTGGAACCATGTCGCATTTTGGTGCTACTACTAATCTACTCCAATCCAACCTAATTTCTACTACTAGTCTACTGCTGCTCCTGCACCGCGATGGACACTCGGCGCGCAGTGAAGTTCCCTGCAGCTACGCCGTCGCCGATGCCGCCATATACCTAACGTCGAACATGTGCGGTCGCGGGTCGGTCGACATACATCACGGGCGCTAGCAGCCATTTCTCCCAGGATAACCACCACGCGCCCGCGTGCCCATACAGGTCGGCATCCAgtcacactcacacacacagccATGTCCTTACTGGCCTGAGACGGAGAGAGAGGCCACACTCCATCCAGAGGGCGAGAGAGGGGATGAGGGCGCCGCCGCTCTCCCTCCTTCCTCTCCTGGTCGCCGCCGCCATCCTGTCCCTCTCAGTTGCTACCGACAAGTTGGACCAGACCGCGTCCATCGCCGGCAACCAGACGCTTGAGTCGGCCGGCGGGGTGTTCAGGCTCGGCTTCTTCGTCCCGCCCGGCAGCTCCGACGCCAGGGCCTACCTCGGCATCTGGTACGCCACCATCCCGGAGCAGACGGTCGTGTGGGTCGCCAATCGCCGGAACCCGGTCGTCAGACCTCCCGGCGTCCTCACCCTCTCTGCCGACGGCCGGCTTGTGATCCTCGACGGCCGTAACGCCACCGTGTGGTCCTCCGACGACGCGGCCGGCTCGGGCGGCGTAGCCACCAGCGCCCTCGCGCAGCTGCTCGACAACGGCGACCTGGTCGTGACCCACGGCGGGGAAAGTCAGAGTGGATCGACGGGTCGGACCAGCGTGGCGTGGGAGAGCTTCGACTACCCGACGGACACGCTGCTCCCCGGCATGAAGCTCGGGGTGGACGGCAGGAGCGGCATCTCCAGGAACATCACATCGTGGCGCAGCGCGGCCGACCCCTCGCCGGGGGCCTACACGTTCAAGCTCGTCAGCGGCGGCCTGCCCGAGTTCTTCCTCTTCCGGGGCCTGTCCAAGACGTACGCCAGCGGGCCGTGGAACGGCGCGGAGCTCACCGGCGTGCCTAACCTCAAGTCCAGGGACTTCATCTTCACGGTCGTGTCCAACCCCGACGAGACCCACTACACCTACTACGTCAGCGACCCGTCGGTGCTGTCGCGGTTCGTGCTGAACGGCACCATGGGGCAGGTGCAGCGCTTCACGTGGCACCGCGGCGGCGGCTGGAGCGGCTTCTGGCACTTCCCGCTCGACCCGTGCGACAGCTACGCCAGGTGCGGGGCTTTCGGGTACTGCGACGTCGGCCAGTCCCCGCTGTGCAGCTGCCTGCCGGGGTTCCAGCCGCGGTCGCCGCAGCGGTGGAGCGTCGGGGACGGCACCGGCGGCTGCGCCAGGACGACCAACCTGAGCTGCGGGGCCGGAGACGGGTTCTGGACAGTGAGCCGGATGAAGCTGCCGGAGGCGACCAGCGCGACGGTGCACGCCGGCATGACCATGGACCGGTGCAGGCAGGTGTGCCTCGGCAACTGCAGCTGCAGGGCGTACGCGGCGGCGGACGTCAGCGGGGGCATCAACCGCGGGTGCGTCATCTGGGCCGTGGATCTGATCGACATGAGGCAGTACTCGGAGGTCGTGCAAGACGTGTACATCCGGCTCGCGCAGTCTGAGGTTGATGCCTTGACCGCTGCAGGTTAGTAGCTCTACAGCTCTGCCTCGAGTGAATTTTCGTCCCAGATTTTCCCATTTCAATTCGAGAACACCATGTCGATTTCTTCAGCCAACCGGCGAAGCCATGTCGTGCTTGTGATCGCCCTCGTGGCGGCTATCTCCGGCGTGCTTCTTCTTGGAGCGTTTGCCTTTGGCTGTCTCTGTTTCTGGAGAAAGAAGGCGGCGCCGGCCGGTCGGGACAACGAGCTTCCATTACGGGCCACGAAACTTAAACTCCGACGGGACGATCAGGGGTTTTCTGATGAGAACAAGATGAGCAGCGAGGAAGATGATCTTGACCTTCGGCTGTTCGATCTGGCAGTGATTCTGGCCGCCACAGACAACTTCGCCGCGGACAGTAAGATTGGACAAGGTGGATTTGGCCCTGTCTATCTGGTACTCGTAATTAAGATCAAGTAACGTTATAGATCGATCACAACTTGTATCGAGACGATGTGCTTACACACATAAAAATGAGCAGGGAAGGCTTGAGGATGGGCAGGAAGTGGCTGTGAAGAGGCTGTCAAGGAAATCAGCACAGGGGGTGGAGGAATTCAAGAACGAGGTGAAGCTCATCGCCAAGCTCCAGCACAGGAACCTGGTCAGGCTGCTcggctgctgcatcgacggcgacgAGAGGATGCTCGTCTACGAGTTCATGCACAACAACAGCCTCGACACCTTCATATTTGGTGGTCAGTTCATGTTACATACGGTGGTCTGCTCATTCCGCTCTGATTCTATATTTTGAGTTAATAAATGCGTTCTTTTGTTGAAAAGGTGTTCATCTTAAAGAAAGAATTTAATTTGAACCATGAACCTTTAGTTGAATCAATGACAATGTATGGATTTTGGCCATGCAGATGAAGAAAAGCGCAAGTTACTAAGATGGAAAACGCGCTTCGAGATCATCGCGGGAATTGCCCGGGGCCTCCTCTATCTCCACGAGGATTCAAGGCTCCGGATCATCCACAGGGATATGAAGGAAAGCAATGTGCTGTTGGACAGAAACATGATCCCCAAAATCTCGGACTTCGGCATTGCGAGGATGTTCGGTGGTGACCAGACAACCGCATACACCTTGAAAGTCATCGGGACATAGTACGTGAGAACCTATATCCCAACTCATCGTTTATAGGACAATTTTGTAAGTTGGATGTGTTATCAAGGATATATGCTGACTTGTGAGATGGCGGTGCATCAGCGGCTACATGTCACCAGAGTATGCCATGGATGGTGTGTTCTCCATGAAATCCGATATTTACAGTTTTGGTGTCATGGTGCTAGAGATCGTCACTGGCAAGAAGAATCGGGGCTTTTACGATGATGAGCTTGATCTAAACCTCCTCGGTTATGTAATGCACTACACGAGCATGATTAATTCGCACGTGATTCATATTTGACGAACTGTGTTACTAATATGCAATCATTGATCTTTTTCCAGGCGTGGACGTTGTGGAAGGAAGGCAGAAGCGTTGAACTGCTTGATGAGGCGATGGTGGGCAGTAGCTGTGATCACAGCCAGGTGCGGAGATGcatacaagttgctctcttgtgtgTTGACATGCATCCTAGGAATAGGCCACTGATGTCTTCAATTGTCATGATGTTGGCCACCGAGAATGCCACGCTTCCAGAGCCAAATGAGCCTGGAGGAAACATCGGAAGGAGCACGTCGGACGGAGAATTGTCCCAAACTCAAAGTGAGTTGACCGTAACTGCAACGGATACTCGGTAGTTTGGATGGACTAGTTGAGATGGAGCAGAAGAGGGCATGCTTTGTGTGTGAAGCATACAAATCTAATTGTGAATTTCCGATCATATAGTTGTTGATAGGTTGTTTCTATAGAGATATACATACATCGTGCTACATATTAATGTCGTTTTTGTAAAACTTGATGAGAAAAATAGTAGTTGTCATATATTTTCTTAATGGTGCTATGGTGG is a window of Triticum dicoccoides isolate Atlit2015 ecotype Zavitan chromosome 2B, WEW_v2.0, whole genome shotgun sequence DNA encoding:
- the LOC119366300 gene encoding receptor-like serine/threonine-protein kinase SD1-8 isoform X2, with the translated sequence MRAPPLSLLPLLVAAAILSLSVATDKLDQTASIAGNQTLESAGGVFRLGFFVPPGSSDARAYLGIWYATIPEQTVVWVANRRNPVVRPPGVLTLSADGRLVILDGRNATVWSSDDAAGSGGVATSALAQLLDNGDLVVTHGGESQSGSTGRTSVAWESFDYPTDTLLPGMKLGVDGRSGISRNITSWRSAADPSPGAYTFKLVSGGLPEFFLFRGLSKTYASGPWNGAELTGVPNLKSRDFIFTVVSNPDETHYTYYVSDPSVLSRFVLNGTMGQVQRFTWHRGGGWSGFWHFPLDPCDSYARCGAFGYCDVGQSPLCSCLPGFQPRSPQRWSVGDGTGGCARTTNLSCGAGDGFWTVSRMKLPEATSATVHAGMTMDRCRQVCLGNCSCRAYAAADVSGGINRGCVIWAVDLIDMRQYSEVVQDVYIRLAQSEVDALTAAANRRSHVVLVIALVAAISGVLLLGAFAFGCLCFWRKKAAPAGRDNELPLRATKLKLRRDDQGFSDENKMSSEEDDLDLRLFDLAVILAATDNFAADSKIGQGGFGPVYLGRLEDGQEVAVKRLSRKSAQGVEEFKNEVKLIAKLQHRNLVRLLGCCIDGDERMLVYEFMHNNSLDTFIFGDEEKRKLLRWKTRFEIIAGIARGLLYLHEDSRLRIIHRDMKESNVLLDRNMIPKISDFGIARMFGGDQTTAYTLKVIGT
- the LOC119366300 gene encoding receptor-like serine/threonine-protein kinase SD1-8 isoform X1; translation: MRAPPLSLLPLLVAAAILSLSVATDKLDQTASIAGNQTLESAGGVFRLGFFVPPGSSDARAYLGIWYATIPEQTVVWVANRRNPVVRPPGVLTLSADGRLVILDGRNATVWSSDDAAGSGGVATSALAQLLDNGDLVVTHGGESQSGSTGRTSVAWESFDYPTDTLLPGMKLGVDGRSGISRNITSWRSAADPSPGAYTFKLVSGGLPEFFLFRGLSKTYASGPWNGAELTGVPNLKSRDFIFTVVSNPDETHYTYYVSDPSVLSRFVLNGTMGQVQRFTWHRGGGWSGFWHFPLDPCDSYARCGAFGYCDVGQSPLCSCLPGFQPRSPQRWSVGDGTGGCARTTNLSCGAGDGFWTVSRMKLPEATSATVHAGMTMDRCRQVCLGNCSCRAYAAADVSGGINRGCVIWAVDLIDMRQYSEVVQDVYIRLAQSEVDALTAAANRRSHVVLVIALVAAISGVLLLGAFAFGCLCFWRKKAAPAGRDNELPLRATKLKLRRDDQGFSDENKMSSEEDDLDLRLFDLAVILAATDNFAADSKIGQGGFGPVYLGRLEDGQEVAVKRLSRKSAQGVEEFKNEVKLIAKLQHRNLVRLLGCCIDGDERMLVYEFMHNNSLDTFIFGDEEKRKLLRWKTRFEIIAGIARGLLYLHEDSRLRIIHRDMKESNVLLDRNMIPKISDFGIARMFGGDQTTAYTLKVIGTYGYMSPEYAMDGVFSMKSDIYSFGVMVLEIVTGKKNRGFYDDELDLNLLGYAWTLWKEGRSVELLDEAMVGSSCDHSQVRRCIQVALLCVDMHPRNRPLMSSIVMMLATENATLPEPNEPGGNIGRSTSDGELSQTQSELTVTATDTR